A region of Bradyrhizobium sp. SZCCHNS1050 DNA encodes the following proteins:
- a CDS encoding TonB C-terminal domain-containing protein, whose amino-acid sequence MLHRTVLPLLVAMAFMLVNAAASLAVEAGSPGDEQPRFFTIPAQPLAAALQAFGQTAGVQLLYESRSAEGRQSAAIDGLYTSREALIRLLAGTDLKIQYSRPGAVTLMLDAPTGSDGVTPRFGADLSLGTLHVRGEAASTSHSQEFSDSVRRDVHNALRSNPRTRDGNYRAVVNLWINNERTIEQVEVAATSGDPARDTSLIAALRGLTMSRPQPPGTAQPVRVGVSVRTY is encoded by the coding sequence GTGCTGCATCGTACCGTCTTGCCGCTGCTGGTCGCCATGGCGTTCATGCTCGTCAATGCGGCGGCGAGTTTGGCTGTCGAAGCCGGCAGCCCAGGCGACGAGCAGCCCCGCTTCTTTACAATTCCAGCGCAGCCACTTGCGGCGGCGCTACAGGCCTTCGGCCAGACGGCTGGAGTTCAATTGCTCTATGAAAGCAGGTCGGCTGAAGGACGACAGTCCGCGGCGATCGACGGACTCTATACCTCCCGTGAGGCCTTGATCAGGCTCCTGGCGGGCACCGATCTCAAAATCCAATACAGCCGCCCTGGAGCGGTGACGCTGATGCTTGATGCTCCGACCGGTTCCGATGGTGTCACGCCACGATTTGGCGCGGATCTGTCGCTCGGAACGCTGCACGTCCGGGGCGAAGCGGCGAGCACGTCACACTCGCAGGAGTTCAGTGACTCGGTGCGGAGGGATGTCCATAACGCGCTGCGCAGCAACCCCCGGACGCGCGACGGCAACTATCGCGCGGTCGTGAACCTGTGGATCAACAACGAGCGCACCATCGAGCAGGTCGAGGTGGCCGCCACATCCGGCGATCCGGCGCGGGATACATCCTTGATCGCGGCATTGCGTGGGCTCACCATGAGTCGCCCACAACCGCCCGGAACGGCGCAGCCGGTCCGTGTCGGCGTCAGTGTCCGGACGTACTGA